In one Vanacampus margaritifer isolate UIUO_Vmar chromosome 11, RoL_Vmar_1.0, whole genome shotgun sequence genomic region, the following are encoded:
- the asnsd1 gene encoding asparagine synthetase domain-containing protein 1: MCLVHREAGLPDQGVTGDVKLSGPATMCGIFCLASPAPSALTWDDAIYQHLQRRGPDASEDFIVSGSDLPYRCLFSAHVLHMRGLLTSQPLRDPAGNVLLWNGEVFAGLQVLPTENDAAVLLRHLSSCSNQADLLSVLSRIRGPWGLVYYQKSRDCLWFGRDYFGRRSLLWKFDQTLKALTLSSVGARPREPAQSIPCETGSCPHGDFIPSEPSPCRPGQSSVCGSGQSGPCGSDPSATCEPCQSDSLPSESNSCGPGQSSHCNRGSCVWQEVPAVGVYRIHLKSFVESESQTIELYPWSQVRDDLASACLETSQFPGPGSCIVRKNPLDLLRSPVCPLNMTLDERHGNPESIVEDLEELLDKIKKEEAVKGLLDVLSEAVRRRVQSLPDDPQASGDHSTIAILFSGGIDSMIVAVLAHRHVPNCQSIDLLNVAFQQQDKRQKPRWSASQSPTCNPFHVPDRITGKSGLKELQALAPGRRWNFVEVDVTREELQQARRKRIGHLLHPLDTVLDDSIGCAVWFAARGQGFLARDRDRISFTSSAKVLLTGIGADEQLAGYARHRVKFKTSGHQGLVQEIAMELDRISSRNLGRDDRVIADHGKEARFPYLDESVVSYLNSLPMSDKADLSLPRGVGDKLLLRLAARRLGLGPSAVLPKRAMQFGSRIAKMENGREKASDRCGRLLAH; the protein is encoded by the exons ATGTGTCTCGTCCACAGAGAAGCTGGACTGCCTGACCAAGGAGTTACAGGAGATGTGAAGCTGAGCGGTCCCGCAACCATGTGTGGCATATTTTGTCTCGCGAGTCCAGCGCCGTCTGCGTTGACGTGGGACGACGCCATCTACCAACATTTACAAAGGAGAGGCCCCGACGCCAGCGAGGATTTCATCGTCTCGGGCTCAGATCTTCCTTATCGGTGCTTGTTCTCGGCCCACGTTCTCCACATGAGAGGTCTCCTCACAAGTCAGCCGCTCCGGGACCCGGCTGGCAACGTCCTGCTGTGGAACGGCGAGGTCTTCGCTGGTTTACAAGTCCTCCCAACGGAGAACGACGCTGCTGTCCTTCTCAGGCATTTGTCTTCTTGTAGCAACCAGGCGGACCTTTTGTCTGTCCTGTCCAGAATCCGAGGTCCCTGGGGGTTGGTGTACTACCAAAAGAGCAGAGACTGCCTGTGGTTTGGGAGGGATTACTTTGGGAGGAGGAGTTTGCTGTGGAAGTTTGACCAAACGCTGAAGGCCTTGACGCTCAGCTCTGTGGGAGCCAGACCTCGGGAACCTGCTCAGTCCATCCCTTGCGAGACTGGTTCTTGTCCACATGGTGATTTCATCCCAAGTGAACCTAGCCCTTGTAGACCTGGTCAGTCCAGCGTTTGTGGATCTGGTCAGTCTGGCCCCTGTGGATCTGATCCATCTGCCACTTGTGAACCTTGTCAATCTGACTCTCTTCCATCTGAGTCCAACTCTTGTGGACCGGGTCAGTCCAGTCATTGTAACCGGGGATCGTGCGTATGGCAGGAGGTTCCTGCTGTCGGTGTGTACAGAATCCACCTCAAGTCATTTGTAGAATCCGAATCACAGACGATAGAACTTTATCCCTGGTCTCAGGTTAGAGACGATCTGGCTTCCGCCTGTCTGGAGACGAGCCAGTTCCCTGGCCCGGGCAGCTGCATCGTACGGAAGAACCCCCTGGACCTGCTTAGATCACCCGTTTGTCCTCTGAATATGACACTGGACGAACGCCACGGAAATCCAGAGTCCATCGTTGAGGATCTGGAAGAGCTTCTGGACAAAATCAAAAAGGAGGAAGCAGTGAAAGGTCTGCTGGACGTTCTCagcgaggccgtcaggagacgcGTTCAGTCTCTGCCCGACGACCCGCAGGCCAGCGGCGACCATTCCACGATTGCCATCCTTTTCTCAGGCGGAATTGACTCCATGATTGTGGCCGTCTTGGCTCACCGTCACGTTCCTAATTGTCAATCCATTGATCTTCTTAATGTGGCTTTTCAACAACAGGACAAGAGACAAAAACCCCGTTGGAGCGCGTCCCAAAGCCCGACGTGCAACCCCTTCCACGTCCCCGACCGAATCACTGGCAAATCCGGTCTTAAGGAACTACAAGCCTTAGCTCCCGGCAGGCGATGGAACTTTGTGGAAGTGGACGTCACGCGTGAGGAGCTGCAACAAGCGCGGCGCAAACGCATCGGTCACTTGCTGCACCCGCTGGACACCGTCCTGGACGACAGCATCGGCTGCGCCGTGTGGTTCGCCGCAAGAGGCCAGGGCTTCCTGGCCCGGGACCGCGACCGGATCAGCTTCACGTCTTCGGCCAAG GTCCTTCTGACGGGAATCGGAGCTGACGAGCAGCTGGCAGGTTACGCCAGACACAGAGTGAAGTTCAAGACATCCGGACACCAGGGACTGGTCCAGGAAATAGCCATGGAGCTGGACAGGATCTCCTCCAGGAACTTGGGAAGGGATGACAGAGTGATTGCAGACCACGGGAAAGAGGCCAG GTTCCCGTACTTGGACGAGAGCGTCGTGAGCTACCTGAACTCTCTGCCCATGAGCGACAAGGCCGACCTGTCGCTGCCGCGCGGCGTCGGCGACAAGCTGCTGCTGAGGCTGGCCGCCCGCCGGCTGGGCCTCGGGCCGTCCGCCGTCCTGCCCAAGAGGGCCATGCAGTTCGGCTCGCGCATCGCCAAGATGGAGAACGGCCGCGAGAAGGCGTCGGACCGCTGCGGCAGGCTGCTCGCCCACTAG
- the asdurf gene encoding ASDURF protein isoform X2, translating to MSSKVNNKHHNLDGQSAERKEEINKQIREQTVAVEELSNLKKDRKVFVQQRNSNILFLADRGQTLSSSKKKLDCLTKELQEM from the exons atgtcttcaaaagtcAACAATAAGCACCATAATCTAGACGGACAGTCTGCCGAACGTAAGGAGGAGATAAACAAACAG ATCAGGGAGCAAACGGTGGCTGTGGAGGAGCTGTCCAATTTGAAGAAAGACAGA AAAGTGTTTGTCCAGCAGAGGAACAGCAACATATTGTTCTTGGCGGACAGAGGACAGACCTTGAGTTCAAGCAAGA AGAAGCTGGACTGCCTGACCAAGGAGTTACAGGAGATGTGA
- the asdurf gene encoding ASDURF protein isoform X1 — MSSKVNNKHHNLDGQSAERKEEINKQIREQTVAVEELSNLKKDRKVFVQQRNSNILFLADRGQTLSSSKSKFIHKTYGKQFPCVLMRVARVPQNDTASRSARSKYVAFKCFLSN, encoded by the exons atgtcttcaaaagtcAACAATAAGCACCATAATCTAGACGGACAGTCTGCCGAACGTAAGGAGGAGATAAACAAACAG ATCAGGGAGCAAACGGTGGCTGTGGAGGAGCTGTCCAATTTGAAGAAAGACAGA AAAGTGTTTGTCCAGCAGAGGAACAGCAACATATTGTTCTTGGCGGACAGAGGACAGACCTTGAGTTCAAGCAAGAGTAAGTTCATCCACAAGACATACGGAAAACAGTTCCCATGTGTTCTAATGCGTGTGGCCCGTGTTCCTCAAAACGATACCGCAAGCAGGTCTGCACGGTCAAAATATGTCGCCTTTAAATGTTTCTTGTCAAATTAA
- the wdr3 gene encoding WD repeat-containing protein 3, producing MGLTKQYLRYVAGAVFGVIGSQKANICYVTLRGGERGRYVAVAACEHVFIWDTRKAEKVLILAGQKHEVTFLRPSPDGVHVAVGYEDGAVRLFSLLNGESNVCFNGHKSAVTALCYDALGARLVTGSKDTDVIVWDVINECGLYRLRGHKDEVTQALLLKDKNLLVTSSKDSFVKWWDLDTQHCFRTLVGHRSEVWAMTFLNEERRLLTGSADSELRAWDLSYLQEEPAEGEPKVKKGKSLLEDDDADENDGGDDGNDADGSPEDRILTLKKAGSVLRQARDRVVSLSADSKAGVVACHGNDGVLELFRVLSENEVRKKMAKKIKKAKKKAAEDETAEEAHVERTLKDEIVRLSNIKASSKIRWADLLLCGGGELKVALLLQNNTVETYSLKTTRDKTAVASKTARLTLAGHRSDVRTLAFSSDNLAVLSASGDTVKIWNRSTLQVVRTMACEYALCSLFVPGDRQIILGTKSGNLQIFELASGSLLETLDGHRGALWSLCLAPDQRGIVTGGADKTVKLWDFELVKDEASGHKRLTLKHTRTLQLEEDVLCVKLSPDQRLLAVSLLDCTVKVFFADTLKFFLSLYGHKLPVLCLDITHDSTLIATGSADRNVKIWGLDFGDCHRSMFAHDDSVMFLQFVPKTHLFFTAGKDKKIKQWDADKFELIQTLEGHHREVWCLSISPNGDHLASASHDKSLRLWERTREPIVLEEERQTDREAEFEESLAKGDDAPVVPGETPGEAAPAGKKTVETVKAAERIMEALELLRGENRKLEEHKYACQRAGKELPLPEPNRILVAFGNISPSRYVLDVVKKVRSSELEVSLLVLPFPYVPELLELFNGFIRQGLEVELVCRCLVFLLKIHFGRICGSQKLVPVIDDLRANTLSKVRDIHDLMGFNSAALQFLQRQLESKEEVMFFADATGRLADKKKRRRKREKVVLTVA from the exons ATGGGCTTGACCAAGCAGTACCTGCGCTACGTGGCGGGCGCCGTGTTCGGCGTGATCGGCAGCCAGAAAGCGAACATCTGCTATGTCACGCTACGCGGCGGCGAGCGTGGCCGCTATGTGGCTGTGGCGGCGTGCGAGCACGTCTTCATCTGGGACACCCGCAAAGCGGAGAAG GTGTTGATCCTGGCGGGTCAGAAACATGAGGTGACCTTCCTGCGGCCGTCGCCGGACGGCGTCCACGTGGCCGTGGGCTACGAGGACGGCGCCGTGCGGCTCTTCAGTCTGCTCAACGGAGAGAGCAACGTCTGCTTCAACGGACACAAGTCGGCGGTCACGGCCTTGTGCTACGACGCGCTGGGGGCCAGACTCGTCACCGGCTCCAAG GACACGGACGTGATCGTGTGGGACGTGATCAACGAGTGCGGCCTCTACCGACTGCGGGGACACAAAGACGAGGTCACGCAAGCGCTCTTGCTGAAAGACAAGAACCTCCTGGTGACCAG CTCCAAGGACTCTTTTGTCAAGTGGTGGGACTTGGACACGCAACATTGCTTCCGGACTTTGGTGGGCCACCGCAGCGAG GTGTGGGCCATGACCTTCCTGAACGAGGAGCGGCGGCTGCTGACGGGCTCGGCCGACAGCGAGCTGCGAGCGTGGGACCTCAGCTACCTGCAAGag GAGCCGGCGGAGGGCGAGCCCAAAGTCAAGAAGGGCAAAAGTCTGCTGGAGGACGACGACGCTGACGAGAACGACGGTGGGGACGACGGGAACGACGCCGACGGGAGCCCGGAAGAC CGCATTTTGACTCTGAAGAAAGCCGGCTCCGTCCTGCGCCAGGCCAGAGACCGAGTCGTGTCTTTGAGCGCCGACAGCAAGGCCGGAGTCGTCGCCTGCCAC GGCAACGACGGCGTTCTGGAGCTGTTCAGGGTTCTGTCCGAGAACGAAGTCCGCAAGAAGATGGCCAAGAAGATCAAGAAAGCCAAAAAGAA AGCGGCGGAGGACGAGACGGCGGAGGAAGCGCACGTGGAGAGGACGCTGAAGGACGAGATCGTCCGCCTGAGCAACATCAAGGCGTCCTCCAAGATCAG GTGGGCCGACCTTCTGCtgtgcggcggcggcgagctGAAGGTGGCGCTGCTGCTGCAGAACAACACGGTGGAGACGTACAGCCTGAAGACCACGAGAGACAAGACGGCGGTGGCCAGCAAGACGGCGCGTCTCACGCTCGCCGGCCATCGCAGCGACGTGCGCACGCTGGCCTTCAGCTCCGACAACCTGGCCGTGCTGTCGGCGTCCGGCGACACCGTCAAAATCTGGAACAG GTCGACGCTGCAGGTGGTGCGCACAATGGCGTGCGAGTACGCCCTGTGCTCCCTCTTCGTGCCGGGGGACCGGCAGATCATCCTGGGGACCAAG AGCGGGAATCTGCAGATCTTCGAGTTGGCGTCGGGAAGCCTTCTGGAGACGCTGGACGGCCACCGGGGGGCGCTGTGGTCGCTGTGCCTGGCGCCAGACCAG cGGGGCATCGTGACCGGCGGCGCGGACAAGACGGTGAAGTTGTGGGACTTCGAGTTGGTGAAGGACGAGGCCAGTGGACACAA GCGTCTGACGTTGAAGCACACGCGCACGTTGCAGCTGGAGGAAGACGTCCTGTGCGTGAAGTTGTCTCCCGACCAGCGCCTGCTGGCCGTCTCCCTGCTGGACTGCACCGTCAAAGTCTTCTTCGCGGACACGCTCAAG TTCTTCCTGTCGCTGTACGGACACAAGCTGCCCGTCCTTTGTCTGGACATCACACAC GACAGCACGCTGATAGCCACGGGTTCGGCGGATCGCAACGTGAAGATCTGGGGTCTGGACTTTGGCGACTGCCACCGCTCCATGTTTGCGCACGACGACAG CGTCATGTTCCTGCAGTTCGTCCCCAAGACGCATTTGTTCTTCACGGCGGGAAAGGACAAGAAGATCAAGCAGTGGGACGCCGACAAGTTTGAACTCATCCAGACTTTGGAG GGCCACCATCGCGAGGTGTGGTGCTTGAGCATCAGCCCCAACGGCGACCACCTGGCGTCGGCGTCACATGACAAGTCTCTGCGTTTGTGGGAGAGGACGCGGGAGCCCATCGTCCTCGAGGAGGAACGCCAGACG GACCGAGAGGCGGAGTTTGAGGAGAGTCTGGCCAAAGGTGACGACGCTCCGGTG GTGCCCGGCGAGACTCCCGGCGAAGCCGCACCAGCCGGCAAGAAAACGGTGGAGACGGTCAAAGCG GCCGAACGCATCATGGAGGCTCTGGAGCTCCTGCGCGGGGAGAACAGGAAGCTGGAAGAACACAAGTACGCCTGCCAGCGAGCCGGGAAGGAG CTGCCGCTCCCCGAACCAAATCGCATCCTGGTGGCCTTTGGAAACATTTCG CCAAGCCGCTACGTTCTTGATGTGGTGAAGAAAGTCCGATCCAG CGAGCTGGAGGTGTCTCTGCTGGTGTTGCCGTTCCCGTACGTTCCCGAGCTGCTGGAGCTTTTCAACGGCTTCATCCGGCAGGGCCTGGAGGTGGAGCTGGTGTGCCGCTGCCTCGTTTTCCTGCTCAA aaTTCATTTTGGTCGTATCTGCGGCAGCCAGAAGCTCGTCCCCGTCATCGACGACCTGCGCGCCAACACGCTCTCCAAAGTGCGAGACATCCAC GACCTGATGGGCTTCAACAGCGCCGCCCTGCAGTTTCTCCAGCGGCAGTTGGAGAGCAAAGAGGAAGTGATGTTCTTCGCCGACGCCACGGGACGACTGGCCGACAAGAAGAAGCGGCGGAGGAAGCGCGAGAAGGTCGTCCTCACCGTCGCCTGA